The genomic interval CCGCCGCCAGCCAGGCGCTTGAACCCGAAGGAGGGATTCTGCAGCCGCGCCGCCTGCGCCAGCTCGGCCTGGGCGATGCCGACCTTCCAGTAGCTCGCCTGCAGGCCCGGATGGTTCAGGAGGGCGATGCGCACGGCGGCATCCTGGTCGAGCGGCCGTGCCAGCAGTGCCCGCACCGTGTCGGCCACTTGCCGCTCGTCGGCCGGGTTGCGCGCCAGGACCGGCTGCAGGTTGGCGCGCGTGCGCGCGGCGTCGGCAACGGTGTCGAAGCCGCCGTCGGGCGTCACGCTGGCGCAGCCGGCCAGCAGCAGGGCGCCGACGAGCGTGGAAAGCGCCGCGCGCGTCACGGCTGCGCTCCATGGGCATGTGCGCCGCCAGCGGCCGGCGAGCATGTCGACGCGCTCGCCATGTCTTTGCCAGCGCAGCAGCCGGACTGGCAGCAATCGGGCTTGCAGCAACCGTCTGCGCAGCATCCGTTCGAAGCGCCGGCAGCTTGACCAGCCATGCACGATGGCGGTGCGGCCGCGTTCAGGGCCGCCAGTACTTCAACTGGCCCGGCCTTCTTGCAGCAGCCACCGCAGGAAGCAGCTTCGTGCGCGGCGGCCATGCGATGGGCCGCATGCGGATCGGGAGTGACGTTTGGTGCGGCCCGCGCGGCCATCCCCTGCAGCAGGCGCAGCCGCCATGCGCCGCGCCGCTTCCATGCATGGCGTGCGTGCGATGGCCGGCGTGCGGCTCGGCTGCCGCGACCGGAAGAGCGGGGGCAGCCCCGTGTGCGGTATGGGGATCCGGGAGGGGCCAGCAGCATGGCCGGCGTGCGGGTCGGGAGCGGCTGCCGAACCGTGTCCGGCATGCCCGGGGGCGGACGCCGGAGCCGGCGCAGCGGCGCCGTGGCCGGCGTGGGCATCGCCGTGACCCGCGCCGCCCATGGTCAGCATCATCGAATTCGTGGCCCCGACGATGCGGTTCTGTTCGCGCCAGCCGCGATCCGGGCTGGCGGCGGCTGCGGCAGGTGCGCGGTAGCGGGCGGCGTCGACGTAGCGGACGGCGGGGACCTGGGCGTCGGCCGCGGCGGCTGGAATCGACGGCTGGGCGGGTGCGGCGTGGGCAGCGGCCGCCAGCAGGCAGGGCGCGGCCACGCGGAAAAGCGTGCGTGCGAAAGTCATGACATCCTCGTGTGAGACGATTGGTACGGCCGCGCGTGCGCTGACAGCGCAGCCACGGGCGGAGCGAACGGCAGGAGAATCAGGCGACGGGGAGGCGGGGAGGTCGTTCGGGCAGGGCCAGGTCGACCGAAGGCACGTCGCCGTCGGCGAAGGGCACCGTCCAGGCCGGCGGCGCGTGCACCGCGAGCGCCGGCAGGGGGGAGCCGGGACAATGGCGGCGCCGATCGAGCAGGCCGCGCAGGCGCTGCACTTGCCGGCGCCATGATGGGTGCCGGCAGCGTCGTCGTGCATGGCGGCCATGGCGGCGTGATCCATGCCAGTGGCCATTGCCTGCATGTGCTCCGCATGCGCATCGCCGTGCGGGGCGGCAGCGGCAACCGTACGCGCGCCGTGGCCCGCTGCGCAGCCGAGCATGGCCGCCGAGGCGAAGCCCGGAAAGGGCAGCGCCAGCAGGACGAGCCAGACGATCAGTGTACGCAGGGTGGTGTTCACCGGATTATTCTAGCACGCGCCGGCAAAGCGAAACCCGGCGGTTGCCAGCGTCAATACGGGCTGTTACTATCTTGCTTTTTAGATAATCCGCATTCGGAAAGAAGCGAGGACGCCCGCATGGCCTGGATTGCCCAGCTCTTGTTTCCGCGCCGCAGGAGAAACCGGCGCGAGCTGGCCGCGCGGGCCATGGAAGTGGTCGCGCGGGTGCTGTTCGACGTCGGCGTCGACCGTTTTCGCAAGGGTTCCCTGCTGGTCGACGCCGAATTCCGCGTGCGTTTCGTCAGCGGCGACGTCCCCGGGCCCGTCCTTGCCGCCGTCCAGGTCGCCAGCCTGGCACAGGCGCGCGCGCGCCTGCCTCTTGAGCTCGACCGGTCGCCGCTGGGCGCGGCGCTGCTGAAACGGCGCGTGGCGCTGGTGGTGCAGGAGTGGCTGGGCTGCGTGCTGGCCCAGTCCGCCGAGCTGCGCGCGCGCTGCCGGCGCGGCGTCAGCCGGTGCTTCTGCGGAAGGCCGCGGCCTCGAAATAGACCCGGCTGATCGCGGGGTCGAAGGCGGCCACCGTCGCCTGCAGGCGCTCGATCGCCACGTCCACCTCGTCGATGCGCATGCCGCGCCGGAAGCGCACGGCGGCCGTCAGCAGCACGTCGTCCGGCCCCAGCTGCATCGTCATCAGCTGGCCGACCTTCTCGATGTCGGGGTCTGCAGCGAACAATTCCTTCAGTTTCCCGGTCTGCTCCACGCCCACGCTTTCGCCCACCAGCAGGCCGCCCGTCTGGCGTGCCAGCGTGAAGGCCGCGCCCACCAGCAGCAGGCCGATCAGGATCGAGGCGATCGGGTCGATGGTGGGATTGGCCAGCAGTTGGCCAAGCAGGATGCCGCCGGCCGCCACGACGATGCCGAGCAGGGCCGCCGTGTCTTCGATGAAGACCGTAAACACCGAGGCATCCTTGCTGGCCTTCACGGTCTGCCACAGCGTGGTGCCCGGCTGGCGGCTGCTGTTCAGTGCGCGCCTCGACACGTTCCAGCTGTATCCTTCGAACACGAAGGCCACGCCCAGCACGACATAGTTCCAGAACGGGTCGCCCGCCGGCGCCGGTTCGCGCAGGCTGTGGATGCCGTGGTAGATCGACAGGCCGCCGCCAAGCGAGAAGACCGACAGCGCCACGATCAGGGCCCAGAAATACACGGCCTTGCCGTAGCCGAAGGGGTGGCGCGCATCGGGCTTGCGGGCGGCGACCTTTTCGCCCACGAGCAGCAGCAGTTCGTTGCCGGTGTCGACCGCCGAGTGGATGCCTTCGGCCAGCATCGCCGCGCTGCCGGTCAGGGCGGCGACGACGAATTTGGCGGTGGCGATGCCGAGGTTGGCGACGATGGCGGCGTAGATCACCTTGCGGCTGTCGCCCGCGGGCGGCGTTTCCTTGTTTGCGGTCATGGATGAGCGGGGAGGTTCGGTTGAAGCCTAGTCTAGCCAATTCGCGGTTCTCGACGAGCGCGGCTGGAAATGACGATCGCGTCCGGGATAGCTGCGCGGTTCGCTCGTCCTCCGGCACAGCAGGCATGGCGGGGGCGGCATGAGCGTACGCAACCTGAACCGCCTGCTGGCGCCGCGTTCGGTGGCGCTCATCGGTGCTTCCGAGCAGCCGGGCAGCCTGGGCGCGACCCTGCTGCGCAACCTGGTCGCCGGCGGCTTCAAGGGCGGCATCCACCCGGTCAATCCGAAGTACACGGAGCTCGGCGGCCTGCCCGCGGTGGCAAGCGTCGCCGAACTGGACACGGCGCCGGACCTGGCCGTGATCTGCACGCCCCCGGCCACGGTGCCGGGCATCATCCGCCAGCTGGGCGAAAAGGCACGCGCGCGCGGCCGTCGTGCTCAGCGCTGGCCTGGCGGAAGCGCGCGACGAGCGCGGGCGCTCGCTCAAGCAGGTGATGCTCGACGCCGCCAACCCCTACCTGCTGCGTATCCGGGCCCGAACAGTGCCGGCCTGCTCACGCCCGGCCTGGGCCTGAACGCGAGCGTGGCGCACAGCGGCGCGCTCGCCGGGCGCATCGCTTTCGTGTCCCAATCAGGCGCCCTGATGACCGGGGTGCTCGACTGGGCGCGCTCGCGCGGCATCGGCTTTTCGCACTTCATCGCGCTGGGCGACTCGAGCGACGTCGACCTTGGCGACGTGCTCGATTACCTGGCCAGCGACGGCGCCACAAGCTCCATCCTGCTGTACGTCGAAAACCTGCGCTACGCGCGCAAGTTCATGTCGGCGGCGCGCGCCGCGGCGCGCAGCAAACCCACCGTGGTGCTCAAGGCCGGGCGGGTGAACGGGGGCGTACGCGCCGCCGCCAGCGAGAGCGGGGCGCTGGCCGGCATGGATGACGTCTTCGACGCCGCCATCCGCCGCGCCGGCATGCTGCGCGTGCCCACCACCGAGGGCCTGTTCGCGGCCGCCGAAACCCTGGCCCACGCCAGGCCCTTGTACGGCGAGCGCCTGGCCATCGTCGCCAACGGCGCGGGCCCGGGCGTGCTGGCGCGCGACGCCCCGGTCTGCGGCGGCGGCAGCGCCGCCGTGTTCGCGCCCGAGACGGCCGAACGCCTGGCCGCGTTGGTCCCGGCGGGCGCGGCGCCTGCCAACCCGCTGAACCTGCACGGCGGGGCCGAGCCGGAGCGCTACCGCCAGGTGCTCGAAGTATTGCTGCGCGACCCCGGGCTCGATGCGGTACTGGTGATCCATGCCCCCACCGCCACGGTCGACAGCGCCGACGTCGCCGACGCCATCGCCCCCGTTGCCCGCGCTGCCTCGCGCAACGTGCTCTCGTGCTGGCTGGGAGGCGACTCGGTGGCACCGGCACGCGCGATCGCCTCGCAGGCCGGCATGCCGACCTATGCCACGCCCGAGGATGCCGTCGCCGGCTTCCTGCAGATCGTCCACTACCGCCAGAACCAGAACCTCCTGATGCAGGTGCCGCCCTCGGTGCCCAGCGCCCTGGCGGCCGAGCGCAGCACGGCGCGGGCACTGGTGCGCGAAGCCCCGGCGAGCGGGCGCCACCTGCTGTCCGATCCCGAGACCAAGGCCATCCTGCGCCTCTACGGCATGGCGCTGGTGGAGACCCGGCCCGCGTCCAGCGTCGAGGAGGCGGTGCTGGCCGCCCGCGGCATCGGCTTTCCCGTCGCCGTCAAAATCCTGTCGCCGGACGTGATGCACAAGTCCGATGTGGGGGCGTGGCGCTCGACCTCGATT from Massilia sp. Se16.2.3 carries:
- a CDS encoding cation diffusion facilitator family transporter — protein: MTANKETPPAGDSRKVIYAAIVANLGIATAKFVVAALTGSAAMLAEGIHSAVDTGNELLLLVGEKVAARKPDARHPFGYGKAVYFWALIVALSVFSLGGGLSIYHGIHSLREPAPAGDPFWNYVVLGVAFVFEGYSWNVSRRALNSSRQPGTTLWQTVKASKDASVFTVFIEDTAALLGIVVAAGGILLGQLLANPTIDPIASILIGLLLVGAAFTLARQTGGLLVGESVGVEQTGKLKELFAADPDIEKVGQLMTMQLGPDDVLLTAAVRFRRGMRIDEVDVAIERLQATVAAFDPAISRVYFEAAAFRRSTG